The DNA window agtttccctgctaGATTCTCAGTCCGTCTAAAATctcaggagtcttttccaaatcttttcaaagtcttctgatgtttaGGGGGCAATAAGTTGTACCAGAcgttaaaattaacaagaaagcaggagaaaacaaaggtggtctaatatttttttccatggctggaGGTGTTTTTGCTCactggttaaccctctggagaccACGAAATCACCGGAgctcgacttcttcatgacgtcacgacgtaggaacgttcagcagcatgtttcctgctgtcagctcaactctaaagttttggcttttccacaagtttccatgtccaatttaatgcgtcaactctttttcagcaaaggtaaaaaaaattaaaaaaagacctcgaccaagtgtaacatgattttactttttttgcagagatttttctaattttgcagagTGCATTCagaatttttaatgcaatcttttgtgtttacggtttttgtgtgggtttttgtcatttctttgtgttttatttgcatgggtttttatgtggggttttttgtggttttacgtgtggggtttttttagggggaggtgtaatttttttgtgtttttttgtaatttttgtgtggtttttgtgtgtgtttttggtgtgttttttgtattttttgtgtttaaaatgttgatccagtaagtcaaaatgaaaacaataataatcaggttATACAGGTGAggtgtgctgaaaacaatgataccaacacgtcatggtaaagacaTGGTAAAGAAAGGCCAAAACCgaaaaaatagccccaaactctgaagggttaactccacctcctccctagttgtttgttttgaagGTGTTGAGGAGTGTGAAGAGACTCACCAGGCATAACCAATCTTCATCATGGGGTTCTTGGCCTTCCTTCTCCTGGGGATGTATTCAggaccttcctcctcctcctcctgctcctgctgctcctccccGGGCCTCCTGGTGCTGCTCCTCTGGGGCTCCGTCCTGGAGCTGCTGAGGGCGGCAGCAGGGGAGAGCTGTAGCCGCAGACAGTGAGCCAGAGCCGGGGCAGAGCTGCTCCTCTGGGCCAGGAGCCACCGGACAGAGCCGAGGGGTGCACCTGGCACCAACAAAACACCTTTAACtctaataataatcaataatatcacaatattctCTCTGTGGGGAGGTCTACGTCACAGTCTGGTGACGTCAGAGCTGCGTCATGTCCCTGTAGAAGGCAGCATGTTTTAAATTCagcatgttttaaatgttaataggTGTGTATTTACCTTTCAGAGCCGTCCTGACTGTCACGTAGAGCGCTGCCATGTTGGTTGAATAATGTTAAACCGCACATGCGCAGTGACTTTTACGCTCGTATCTGACTGCTGCCACCTGGTGGACAACATCATGTAGCGcttctataaataaaacataaaataataataaaaaaaaatacttctggAAACTATGATGAGGGGCGAAAAATGACATcagtagaaataaatacatacaaaagtgaataaatgtaggatatatatgtataatttataatataatttatatataaataaacaaatacaaaagtgaatacatgtagaaataaataaataaataaatgtgggaataaatatataaataattatataaataagcacatgtataaataaataactgtagaaaaaatatatatatgaataaataaacacataaaaagtgaataaatgtagaaataaataaatgtaggaataaatatctatgtaaataaataagtaaataaataatatatatatatatatatatatatatatatatatatatatataaatccataaataaatacatacattcataaatgaataaatacatgtgaaaaatgtaaaaaaaaataaataaataaaaagatatacaTGTAATTGAATTAGTAAGATGAGtcaatgtacttagttactttccaccactgatggcAGCTAATGAAACTTAAACAATAGCAAAAGCTCTGTTATAAAGATGTTTTTTAGGGCTTAAAAAAAGTGTCCACAGACTGGGAGCTGTGGTCTTCCATGGTATGGAATCTAATAATAATctatattttctgttaaataaatgtcCCTGATTCTTCATACATTCTGTCACATCTTTAATCCATAACCACAAGTCTAagattcttcattgagcatgacagtgttttggaagtttaaaaaaaaaagattcaacatttgatttgatttgatttatttggcatagttttaaaagaaagaaaagaagaacgtaataacaataatacaaattataaattccgaaaaaatatatttgaattttaaaaaaagcatgcaAGGGAAGCCCAAAAACCCCTCATGGGGCTTGAATAGTGGGATTCcctaaaataacattaaaaaaagaacaaggaacaTAGAATCATACAGAACAAGAAACtagaaaatcaaaacaaaggCACAACATAACAATGGAACAAGCATTATAATAGGTTATTGAATAGTAATAggtttttcagatattttttaaaatgataaacgAGAAAGGTTGACTAAGTAAGGAGGAAGTGAGTTCCATATcaacattttatgtttgtttttctttgtttcttttgggttcaaaatgttgattcagtaagtcagtatataaaaaaaatatattattaggttatataggtgagattgtgctgaaaaaaattataccaacatggcatttaaaaaattttttaaagtggtgtatAATGGCAGgatgaaaaatgattaaaaagtggaaaaaatagcccaaaactcaaTAGAGTTAAGTTAAGTTGCATTCATATTTAATGacagttatgtttttttcccctttccatACAGTGTTATTGCTGGCTGAAGGTGTAAATGTAGCAGCAGGCTATTCCTGCTTCCTCTTCCTGCTCAGCTTCCTGAGGCATAGTTTCAAGAATTTTACTGTCACTATGATAAAAAGCAGCACTACAGTAACAAGTAGTGCTATTACATCCAGGCAGAAGTACTGGACCCAGTTGAGGTCATGGACAGCAGCTTTGAGATGTTTTGCCCCTTTGTGCCGCATCACAAATTCAGTCCAGTACACTGAAAGGTCCAGTGGGTCGACTGGCCGGTCTTTATGGAGAGCTGACAGCTTCTGCACGTTCTCTTTATACCTGATAGAAACAGATGGATGGCAGGAGTTCAACAGGGAAGTGGGGAAGATGGTATGAAAATATACACAATGCATTCACTTGAGGAAACAAACATGAACCATTAATGAGATAATTATGTCAGAATTCTAAGAAAACTTGGAAAACATGGGACATTTTTCAACACTGCTCttgtttttctcaattaatttaatatttatcttagAATTCTGAGAACGGTTTCAtcgaaaaatattattattattaattaattttcttataattcacaaaaaaaatctaatttaatgaTATAAGTATGTGATTAAATCAAGAAAGAATTTGATTAGAAGTATTAATTCAGAAAAGCAAGACCagaatttttttcattgaaaaatctgttgttttt is part of the Centropristis striata isolate RG_2023a ecotype Rhode Island chromosome 11, C.striata_1.0, whole genome shotgun sequence genome and encodes:
- the si:ch73-71c20.5 gene encoding DUF4748 domain-containing protein, whose translation is MAALYVTVRTALKGAPLGSVRWLLAQRSSSAPALAHCLRLQLSPAAALSSSRTEPQRSSTRRPGEEQQEQEEEEEGPEYIPRRRKAKNPMMKIGYAWMIGLPTGIIGFILTKRQVDKNRLKQLKIRQRMKTSNEGEYEGSRYRQHQDVKLDQ